A region of Fusobacteriaceae bacterium DNA encodes the following proteins:
- a CDS encoding TIGR00366 family protein, whose translation MAENIEQNKKTFKMPHTFVLLIGLLIIVAILTWIIPAGEFTRERNEVLKRTLVVPGSFKYIDRTPVGPWGVVLSLVKAMQAVSDIIFFIFFAYGSIYMLIKTGAFYGGLGKLMKAMHGSEAVIFPVFMFLFGICGSTFGMYEETYGLIPAFMGISVALGYDALVGGAAVILGTATGFAAATLNPFTIGVAAGIAELPLKNGLLFRIVCFIVFEGTAILYLMRYAKKVRENPDSSLVKGLDFKFSAGMTREQMEELPFTTKHKLTMLTFLACVVMLIVGVIKWEWYINELSALFIITMIVAGLINGFSFSKIASTFVESISDVVFGGLAVGVARSLTIVMTDGHIIDTIINSVANLIASLPKAVSSIGMVIVQNFINFFIPSGSGQAAASMPIMAPLADTIGISREVAVLAFQFGDGFSNMFWPTCCGTLCGLMNLPIDRWYKFITPLFAIMVAYQFIFISVASFIFK comes from the coding sequence ATGGCAGAAAATATCGAACAGAACAAGAAGACTTTCAAAATGCCGCACACATTTGTCCTGCTGATCGGCTTGCTGATCATCGTGGCCATCCTGACCTGGATCATTCCGGCGGGAGAATTTACCAGAGAGCGCAATGAAGTACTCAAGCGCACGCTTGTGGTACCCGGGTCATTCAAGTATATCGACAGGACTCCCGTGGGACCCTGGGGCGTTGTGCTGTCTCTCGTCAAGGCCATGCAGGCCGTATCGGACATCATTTTCTTCATTTTCTTCGCTTACGGTTCCATCTATATGCTGATCAAGACCGGCGCTTTCTACGGCGGTCTCGGAAAACTCATGAAGGCCATGCACGGATCGGAAGCCGTGATTTTTCCGGTGTTCATGTTCTTATTCGGGATTTGCGGATCCACATTCGGCATGTATGAGGAAACCTACGGACTGATTCCGGCCTTTATGGGAATCTCCGTGGCGCTGGGCTATGACGCCCTTGTGGGAGGCGCGGCCGTCATATTGGGCACGGCAACGGGCTTTGCGGCGGCGACGCTGAACCCCTTCACGATCGGGGTCGCCGCAGGGATCGCGGAGTTGCCGCTCAAAAACGGGCTCCTGTTCCGGATCGTTTGCTTCATCGTGTTCGAAGGAACGGCAATCCTCTATTTGATGCGCTACGCGAAAAAAGTCCGGGAAAACCCCGATTCTTCCCTCGTCAAAGGCCTGGATTTCAAATTCTCGGCCGGCATGACCCGGGAGCAGATGGAAGAGCTGCCCTTTACGACCAAGCACAAGCTGACGATGCTGACCTTCCTCGCCTGTGTGGTTATGCTGATCGTCGGCGTAATCAAATGGGAGTGGTACATCAATGAGCTTTCGGCCCTCTTCATTATCACGATGATCGTGGCGGGACTCATCAACGGCTTTTCCTTCAGCAAGATCGCCTCGACCTTTGTGGAATCCATATCGGACGTCGTGTTCGGCGGACTGGCCGTCGGAGTCGCCCGTTCGCTCACGATTGTCATGACCGACGGTCATATCATCGATACGATCATCAATTCCGTGGCCAATCTGATCGCGTCCCTGCCCAAGGCCGTCTCCTCCATCGGGATGGTCATCGTGCAAAATTTCATCAATTTCTTTATCCCCTCGGGCTCGGGACAGGCCGCGGCTTCCATGCCGATCATGGCCCCGCTGGCCGATACGATCGGGATCAGTCGGGAAGTGGCGGTTTTGGCCTTCCAGTTCGGCGACGGCTTCTCCAACATGTTCTGGCCCACCTGCTGCGGAACGCTCTGCGGGCTGATGAATCTGCCGATCGACCGCTGGTACAAGTTTATCACGCCGCTCTTCGCGATCATGGTGGCCTATCAATTTATCTTTATTTCCGTCGCCAGTTTTATCTTCAAATAA
- the sfsA gene encoding DNA/RNA nuclease SfsA has protein sequence MTPVMIVSPCLSARFLSRPNRFVVLAEIDGAAEPCHLHDSGRLGELLFPGNRLTVRKAGPGVHRKTGYDVISALSDDGEEILINSSLHREISGRILGDPALSPFGRAENLRAEVRCGESRLDWLVQRKSGRRLQDIWVEVKGVSLSVDKVAMFPDAPSERAAKHLKTLMAMKKSGARAAVLFLVLRDSLAFRPRIETDPAFAAAFYEAMDAGVEIWPIQLRFEKGTLYTLEKTIRILKQGAIPLRPARMK, from the coding sequence ATGACTCCCGTAATGATCGTCTCCCCCTGCCTTTCCGCCCGCTTTCTCTCCCGCCCCAACCGCTTTGTTGTGCTGGCGGAAATTGACGGCGCGGCCGAACCCTGTCATCTCCATGATTCGGGAAGGCTCGGGGAGCTTTTGTTTCCGGGGAACAGGCTGACGGTCAGAAAAGCCGGGCCGGGCGTTCACAGAAAAACCGGATACGACGTCATTTCGGCTCTGTCCGACGACGGAGAGGAAATCCTGATCAATTCCTCCCTGCACCGGGAGATTTCCGGGCGGATCCTCGGCGATCCGGCCCTGTCTCCCTTCGGGCGGGCGGAAAATCTGCGGGCGGAGGTCCGCTGCGGGGAAAGCCGCCTCGACTGGCTTGTCCAACGCAAATCGGGACGCCGCTTGCAAGACATCTGGGTGGAGGTCAAGGGCGTCTCGCTGTCCGTCGATAAAGTCGCCATGTTTCCCGACGCGCCCAGCGAGCGGGCCGCAAAGCACCTGAAAACGCTTATGGCCATGAAAAAAAGCGGCGCCAGGGCCGCCGTTCTTTTTCTTGTCCTGCGGGATTCGCTCGCCTTCCGGCCCCGAATCGAGACAGACCCTGCGTTTGCCGCGGCCTTTTATGAGGCCATGGACGCCGGCGTCGAAATTTGGCCGATACAGCTTCGGTTCGAGAAGGGGACGCTGTATACCCTGGAAAAAACCATCCGGATATTGAAACAGGGCGCAATCCCCTTGCGCCCTGCCCGTATGAAATGA